The following are encoded together in the bacterium genome:
- a CDS encoding 4Fe-4S binding protein, whose amino-acid sequence MNNSIITTDKAKCRDCYRCVRVCPVKAIRIADGQARVDAEKCILCGTCVRECPQQAKHVRDDLQKVMQILASPDKKIASVAPSFPASFGDYGGGLLPTALKKLGFDLVTETSVGAELVAQATAELMDKTKTTTWVTSACPVVVCYMEKYHPDVCSNITPIASPMIAHARYLKKKYGDDAKVVFIGPCSAKKGEADEEMEHSVDAVLTFEELHQALADAGIKKSALEPTPFDDVRPKNAQLFPLEGGLAKTASIASGLLREDFITLSGSKHVVEMIDHLSDNTPVRLFEALFCSGGCINGACMGPAKDIYARRNKVLQYHKRKTYEAEKEFDIAGAPMVDLKRDISPRTLPQPQFSEAAVKAVLAETGKHTVEDELNCGACGYPSCRENAMAVLSGMAERSMCLPWMRRLAERKTDQIIDNSPNGIVMVDAQFNIVSFNPAFARMFSATDKLVGRPISLLMDPEDFEKVAAEVVPRINGKVVSLQQYSIVASESIYRLEGENVMIGIFVNLTKSKEEEDRIARMRAETLEGAESVIEKQMRMAQEIASILGETTSETRVLLRKLTQLAQDVEESK is encoded by the coding sequence GTGAATAATTCCATCATCACTACCGATAAGGCCAAGTGCAGAGACTGCTACAGGTGCGTCAGAGTCTGCCCGGTAAAGGCGATCAGGATAGCCGACGGCCAGGCGCGTGTCGATGCGGAAAAATGCATATTGTGCGGCACATGCGTGCGTGAATGCCCTCAACAGGCCAAACATGTGCGCGATGACCTGCAGAAAGTCATGCAAATCCTTGCCTCGCCGGACAAAAAAATAGCGTCGGTGGCTCCGTCATTCCCGGCATCATTCGGCGATTATGGCGGCGGCCTGCTCCCCACTGCACTAAAGAAGCTCGGGTTCGATTTGGTGACCGAGACATCAGTCGGCGCTGAACTGGTTGCTCAGGCCACGGCGGAATTGATGGATAAAACAAAGACAACGACATGGGTGACGTCGGCATGCCCTGTGGTGGTCTGTTATATGGAGAAGTACCACCCGGATGTATGCTCGAATATCACGCCTATTGCCTCGCCCATGATTGCACATGCAAGGTACCTAAAAAAGAAATACGGCGACGATGCTAAAGTGGTGTTTATTGGCCCATGCTCAGCCAAGAAAGGCGAGGCTGATGAAGAAATGGAGCACAGTGTGGATGCGGTGCTCACATTCGAGGAACTGCATCAGGCTCTGGCCGATGCAGGGATAAAAAAGAGCGCTCTGGAGCCGACACCATTCGATGATGTGCGTCCAAAGAACGCCCAGCTCTTCCCATTGGAAGGCGGCCTGGCAAAGACTGCATCCATTGCTTCCGGTCTGCTGCGTGAAGATTTCATTACACTCTCCGGCAGCAAGCATGTCGTCGAAATGATCGACCATCTGTCGGATAACACGCCTGTCAGGCTCTTTGAAGCGCTGTTTTGCTCGGGAGGATGCATAAATGGCGCATGTATGGGTCCGGCAAAAGATATATATGCCCGACGGAACAAGGTCCTTCAATATCACAAGAGAAAGACCTATGAAGCCGAGAAAGAATTCGATATTGCCGGCGCTCCCATGGTCGATCTGAAACGCGATATCAGCCCGCGCACACTGCCTCAGCCGCAGTTCAGTGAGGCGGCGGTCAAAGCCGTGTTGGCCGAGACTGGAAAGCATACCGTTGAAGATGAGCTTAACTGCGGCGCATGCGGTTACCCGTCGTGCAGAGAAAATGCAATGGCAGTGCTTTCTGGAATGGCCGAAAGAAGCATGTGTCTGCCTTGGATGAGACGCCTGGCCGAACGCAAAACCGACCAGATCATCGATAACAGTCCAAACGGCATTGTTATGGTCGATGCACAGTTCAACATAGTCTCGTTCAACCCTGCGTTTGCAAGGATGTTCAGCGCCACAGACAAACTTGTCGGCAGACCGATAAGCCTGCTGATGGACCCTGAGGACTTTGAAAAAGTGGCGGCTGAGGTTGTGCCGAGAATAAACGGTAAGGTGGTTTCTTTGCAGCAGTATAGCATAGTCGCAAGCGAGAGCATATACCGGCTCGAAGGCGAAAATGTAATGATCGGCATCTTCGTCAACCTGACCAAGAGTAAGGAAGAGGAAGACCGTATCGCTCGAATGCGCGCAGAGACTCTCGAAGGTGCGGAGAGCGTGATCGAAAAGCAGATGAGAATGGCCCAGGAAATCGCAAGTATCCTCGGTGAAACAACAAGTGAAACCCGTGTCCTGCTGCGCAAACTTACGCAGTTGGCGCAGGATGTGGAAGAGAGTAAATAG
- a CDS encoding NAD(P)H-dependent oxidoreductase subunit E has protein sequence MSDKLEIKVCVGSSCHVKGGSKTLRTLEMLIEREHLDGKVELKADLCLGNCLDAPNVVVNGEVHGGVTPDKTEKFFNDEILPRVQS, from the coding sequence ATGTCCGATAAGCTGGAAATCAAGGTGTGCGTGGGCAGTTCATGCCACGTCAAAGGCGGCAGCAAGACCCTGAGAACCCTTGAGATGCTGATAGAACGAGAGCACCTCGACGGCAAAGTGGAACTCAAGGCCGACCTGTGTCTCGGCAACTGTCTGGACGCTCCCAATGTCGTCGTCAATGGTGAGGTCCATGGCGGAGTTACGCCGGATAAGACCGAGAAATTCTTCAATGACGAGATTCTGCCGCGGGTGCAATCGTGA
- a CDS encoding peptide chain release factor 3, which yields MADSFRDEIRRRRTFAIISHPDAGKTTLTEKLLLYSGAIDLAGSVRAKKDQRHATSDWMELERQRGISVTSTVLQFDYEDHVLNLLDTPGHEDFSEDTYRTLTAADNAVMLIDAAKGIEPQTRKLFEVCRMRGIPIFTLINKMDRPSRDPLDLLDELEKVFGIATHAMNWPLGNGSNFRGVYDRHDRKMHLFERTEHGAKRAPVIVTDPDSPECAKLVDKETHARFLEEMELLDMAGDEFDAELLRTGKLTPVYFGSAVNNFGVRLFLDSFLKLGLPPCARKAAQGMIEPEYPHFTGFVFKIQANMDPKHRDSVAFLRVCSGKFEKDMQVHHSRLGTKMRLSRPHKLFARDRDTVEEAYPGDILGLVNPGAFAIGDCVSANGPVTFGGIPRFAPEHFGTLRCPDPSNYKKFRNGLEQLKAEGAVQLFYAAGAGSTREPIVAVVGRLQFDVISFRLKSEYNVDTIFEPMDMKYARWIIGSDEDIANISLSIGTRLVEDCEGRPAVLFDGDWGLSRVIEKNPNLKFESVAPE from the coding sequence TTGGCTGACAGTTTCCGCGATGAAATCCGCAGACGTCGGACATTCGCAATCATATCTCACCCGGATGCGGGCAAGACCACCCTTACAGAAAAACTGCTTCTATATTCCGGCGCAATCGATCTGGCCGGTTCGGTTCGGGCAAAAAAGGACCAGCGGCATGCCACGTCTGACTGGATGGAACTCGAGCGGCAGAGGGGGATATCCGTCACATCGACTGTGCTCCAGTTCGACTACGAGGACCATGTTCTGAATCTGCTGGATACGCCGGGTCATGAAGACTTCAGCGAGGACACATACCGCACACTTACCGCTGCCGATAATGCAGTGATGCTCATAGACGCAGCAAAGGGGATCGAGCCGCAGACGCGCAAGCTCTTTGAGGTCTGCAGGATGCGCGGAATCCCGATCTTCACGCTCATCAACAAGATGGACCGACCTTCGCGCGATCCGCTGGACCTGCTAGATGAGCTTGAAAAGGTATTCGGTATAGCGACCCATGCTATGAACTGGCCATTGGGTAATGGCTCCAATTTCCGTGGAGTGTATGATCGCCATGATCGCAAGATGCACCTCTTTGAACGGACTGAGCATGGCGCTAAGCGCGCGCCTGTTATTGTGACCGACCCAGACAGTCCCGAATGTGCGAAACTGGTGGATAAAGAGACGCATGCCAGGTTTCTTGAGGAGATGGAACTACTGGATATGGCTGGTGATGAGTTTGATGCAGAACTGCTGCGCACCGGCAAGCTCACTCCCGTATACTTCGGCAGCGCAGTCAACAATTTCGGCGTGAGGCTCTTTCTCGACTCATTCCTGAAGTTGGGTCTTCCGCCGTGCGCCAGAAAAGCCGCTCAGGGTATGATTGAGCCGGAATATCCGCACTTCACCGGCTTCGTCTTCAAAATTCAGGCAAACATGGACCCCAAACACAGGGACAGTGTCGCATTTTTAAGAGTATGTTCCGGCAAGTTCGAGAAGGACATGCAGGTCCATCACTCCCGACTCGGCACAAAGATGCGGCTGTCGAGGCCGCATAAACTCTTTGCCAGGGACAGAGACACGGTTGAGGAAGCATATCCGGGTGATATCCTGGGTCTGGTGAACCCCGGCGCGTTTGCGATTGGCGATTGCGTCAGCGCGAACGGTCCGGTCACATTCGGCGGAATTCCCAGGTTTGCTCCTGAACATTTCGGCACACTCCGCTGTCCCGATCCTTCGAATTACAAAAAATTCCGCAATGGTCTGGAACAGCTCAAGGCCGAGGGCGCTGTGCAGCTATTCTATGCGGCAGGCGCAGGCTCCACGCGAGAACCGATAGTGGCAGTGGTCGGCAGACTGCAGTTCGACGTGATATCTTTCAGGCTCAAGAGTGAATATAATGTGGACACAATCTTTGAGCCGATGGACATGAAGTATGCGCGCTGGATTATCGGCAGTGATGAGGATATCGCCAATATATCGCTCTCGATAGGTACGCGGCTTGTCGAAGACTGTGAAGGACGCCCTGCAGTGCTCTTTGACGGAGATTGGGGACTTTCACGTGTCATAGAGAAAAACCCTAATTTAAAATTCGAGTCCGTTGCCCCAGAATAG
- a CDS encoding sigma-70 family RNA polymerase sigma factor has product MLLLRDLLKLCETGDNDAAAELVSRFRPWALDFASAITDDHDLAEDVVQEAFITAITHLRDLREPDAFAGWFRQIIRSQAGRILRKSRELPVEQNDLSASGECSAQDRLQAEELRMVVRKALQLLPNIHRDAVEMFYLEEMNCASISDILDVPLGTVKRRLFDARARLRDLLLGYVQGDEPDRKDLNDQEFPL; this is encoded by the coding sequence ATGCTTCTGCTGCGCGATCTGCTCAAGCTGTGCGAAACAGGCGACAATGATGCCGCTGCTGAACTTGTCAGCCGTTTTCGGCCATGGGCACTGGATTTCGCATCTGCAATCACGGACGATCATGACCTTGCTGAAGACGTCGTGCAGGAAGCGTTCATTACTGCTATCACACATCTGCGCGATCTTCGCGAACCCGATGCATTTGCCGGCTGGTTCAGGCAGATTATCCGTTCGCAGGCAGGAAGAATACTACGTAAAAGTCGAGAACTGCCTGTTGAACAGAATGATCTGTCTGCTTCAGGTGAGTGCTCTGCCCAAGATCGTTTGCAAGCCGAAGAACTGCGCATGGTGGTCCGCAAAGCTCTGCAGTTGCTTCCAAATATCCATAGAGATGCAGTCGAGATGTTCTATCTTGAGGAAATGAACTGCGCAAGTATATCGGATATCCTCGATGTGCCTCTGGGTACGGTAAAGCGCCGCCTGTTTGATGCCAGGGCCAGACTGAGAGACTTGCTGCTTGGTTATGTCCAAGGCGATGAACCTGATCGAAAAGATCTCAACGACCAGGAATTCCCTTTATGA
- the tadA gene encoding Flp pilus assembly complex ATPase component TadA, producing the protein MSEQISIELEKLIMMAHSRGASDLHLLAGEPPTIRVDGVLERTGSAPLTASETKAIASAVVSAEKIDAIERDGGAVERSMTFGDVSARICAARVSGGISISVRLIPTIVPSVEMLRLPKGLIEAAKSPRGLIVCSGRIGSGKSTSAYGLLDHINATSNANIHTLEDPILYRLTPKKSLVQQREVGLDIPDTVTGLRQLIHMDPDVIFMSEVKTLEDLQAVITTAETGHLVIVIMHADSPEEAIRRIGDVFPEHTRPFYRKALADMIRCVSCQRLVPKIGGGRIAAFSVLVPDEEMRNAIAEGADIFSRRMPLPENCMRMADEINRMACEGIISEETAKAYLADM; encoded by the coding sequence ATGTCGGAACAAATTTCAATCGAGCTTGAGAAATTGATTATGATGGCGCATTCGCGCGGCGCAAGTGATTTGCACCTGCTTGCCGGTGAACCGCCTACGATCCGTGTAGATGGTGTGCTGGAGCGTACTGGCAGTGCTCCTCTTACGGCAAGTGAGACCAAAGCAATAGCCTCCGCGGTCGTATCAGCCGAAAAGATAGACGCGATAGAGCGCGACGGTGGAGCGGTTGAAAGGTCGATGACTTTTGGCGATGTTTCTGCACGGATATGCGCAGCCCGAGTTTCGGGCGGGATAAGTATATCCGTCCGCTTGATTCCTACCATAGTTCCGTCTGTCGAAATGTTGAGGCTGCCGAAGGGACTAATCGAGGCGGCGAAATCACCCAGGGGACTTATCGTTTGCTCTGGACGTATAGGTTCAGGCAAGTCTACTTCAGCTTATGGTCTTCTCGATCACATCAATGCGACCAGCAACGCCAACATCCACACTTTGGAAGACCCGATTTTGTATCGGCTCACACCAAAGAAATCACTCGTACAGCAGAGAGAGGTTGGCTTGGATATCCCTGATACTGTCACGGGACTCAGGCAATTGATTCACATGGACCCGGATGTCATTTTCATGAGCGAGGTAAAAACCCTGGAGGATCTGCAGGCTGTCATAACTACTGCAGAAACCGGCCACCTGGTCATTGTTATAATGCATGCAGACTCACCTGAGGAAGCAATCCGGCGGATAGGAGATGTATTCCCGGAACACACACGTCCGTTTTATCGAAAGGCGCTCGCTGATATGATCAGGTGTGTGTCATGCCAGCGCCTGGTACCCAAAATCGGTGGTGGACGCATCGCAGCGTTCAGTGTGTTGGTTCCTGACGAAGAGATGAGGAATGCGATTGCCGAAGGCGCAGATATCTTTTCTAGGAGAATGCCCCTGCCTGAAAACTGCATGCGCATGGCCGATGAGATCAATCGTATGGCCTGTGAGGGCATCATCAGCGAAGAGACGGCAAAAGCTTATCTTGCGGACATGTAG
- a CDS encoding GNAT family N-acetyltransferase, translated as MMDPSAFLIGKRIYLRPFERDDLDHIRKWYNDPELRGKICVTEPYNMAKAEQWFEDICKDEQRIWFAIALKEDNAVIGECGLLRMFHAWKTTDLTMIIGERDAQGKGYGSEAMQLLLNYAFGYLGFHRVAVGVAGFNEDAVRFYEKNGFRREGIQREGYYYNHKYHDFVMMSVLEDEYRENMHEKR; from the coding sequence ATGATGGACCCCAGCGCATTCCTGATTGGTAAAAGAATATACCTCAGACCGTTTGAAAGAGATGACCTGGATCATATACGCAAGTGGTATAACGACCCTGAGCTTCGCGGTAAAATTTGTGTGACTGAGCCATATAATATGGCAAAGGCCGAGCAGTGGTTCGAAGATATTTGCAAAGATGAGCAGCGAATATGGTTTGCGATTGCACTCAAAGAAGATAATGCGGTGATCGGTGAGTGCGGACTGCTGCGCATGTTCCATGCCTGGAAGACTACAGACCTGACCATGATAATAGGAGAACGCGACGCGCAGGGCAAAGGCTATGGCTCTGAAGCAATGCAACTCCTGTTGAACTATGCATTCGGCTATCTGGGGTTTCATCGAGTAGCTGTTGGGGTAGCAGGTTTCAATGAGGATGCTGTCAGGTTCTATGAAAAGAACGGATTCAGACGCGAGGGCATTCAGAGAGAGGGCTATTACTATAACCACAAATATCATGATTTCGTGATGATGAGCGTTCTCGAAGACGAGTATCGAGAGAATATGCACGAGAAAAGATAG
- a CDS encoding redoxin family protein, whose protein sequence is MKKCTAVLVVLAILYAVCVAQAATLNIGDKPPALKVSKWVKGRPVSEFENDKVYVVEFWATWCGPCIQSIPHLTELAKEYKDKVTFIGVNIWDTRNDKTQANYEKRIADFVKEKADKMAYKVALDDLKGTMADTWMKASGSNGIPTSFVIGKDGRIAMITHPMSLDKYLEDILSGQFDMKTEAEKHKARIAEEEKFNNLFAKAFELAKKEQNKEAVAEIDRVLSTNPEYESRVVQYRFRFLLKSDESAAADYALKLSEGMYKEDTGYLAGMAESLLGCKNPDYDKVEALAQKSIDVLGPHGSNPYALSALAEAKFGKGEIDKAIEYQTKAIDILQTNPNLSEKTRKWAEDRLNKYKAASEKKADTPEQ, encoded by the coding sequence ATGAAAAAGTGTACAGCCGTATTAGTCGTGTTAGCTATCCTTTACGCCGTATGTGTTGCACAGGCAGCCACGCTCAATATTGGCGACAAGCCGCCGGCGCTAAAGGTCTCGAAGTGGGTCAAAGGCAGACCTGTCAGTGAATTCGAGAATGACAAGGTGTATGTGGTAGAGTTTTGGGCGACATGGTGTGGTCCATGTATTCAAAGCATTCCTCACTTGACCGAACTTGCGAAAGAATACAAAGATAAAGTCACGTTTATTGGCGTGAACATATGGGATACACGTAATGACAAAACTCAGGCTAACTATGAAAAGAGGATAGCGGATTTTGTCAAAGAAAAAGCAGACAAAATGGCCTATAAAGTGGCTCTTGACGATCTCAAGGGAACAATGGCTGACACATGGATGAAAGCCTCCGGCTCAAATGGTATACCGACGTCTTTCGTGATCGGCAAAGACGGCAGGATTGCCATGATTACTCACCCGATGTCACTCGACAAATATCTGGAAGATATTCTATCCGGACAGTTTGATATGAAAACCGAAGCCGAGAAGCATAAGGCGCGGATTGCAGAAGAAGAAAAGTTCAATAACCTTTTTGCGAAGGCATTTGAGCTTGCAAAGAAGGAACAGAACAAAGAAGCAGTCGCTGAGATTGACCGTGTGCTTTCCACGAATCCTGAATATGAAAGCAGAGTTGTGCAATACAGGTTCCGCTTTCTGCTCAAGTCTGATGAATCCGCAGCAGCCGATTATGCTCTCAAGCTTTCCGAAGGTATGTACAAAGAGGACACTGGTTACCTGGCGGGAATGGCGGAATCTCTGCTCGGATGTAAAAATCCCGACTATGACAAGGTCGAGGCGCTTGCTCAGAAATCCATTGACGTTTTGGGACCACATGGATCGAACCCATATGCGCTCTCAGCCCTGGCCGAGGCCAAATTCGGCAAGGGCGAGATTGACAAGGCCATTGAGTATCAGACAAAGGCCATTGATATCTTGCAAACAAATCCCAATTTGTCAGAAAAGACCAGGAAATGGGCGGAAGACAGACTGAACAAATACAAGGCAGCCTCTGAGAAAAAAGCAGACACTCCGGAACAATAA
- a CDS encoding DUF362 domain-containing protein has product MSKVHFASAKLRQLRADASLPAKFNRMLESYPLKDMFGGKTVAIKMHLGSHYGYTTIPPLFVRMLVQEIRNAGGNPFVTDGTPAIPSAIARGYTQEVLEAPIVPAAGLNEHYYVDVPIDYLSLKSAQMCGEIYHADAMIVYSHGKGHGHCGWGGAIKNIAMGNYTCKTRGDIHALIDTEFEWNEAACTHCYLCRDNCPTGALTFDAQNKMNIFMHHCRFCMHCVTACPQKAIKINFEGVRQFQTGMAKVTKACLDTFETGSVMFINHVTNVTPFCDCWGFSSPAIVPDVGIFAGTDIVSVEQASIDSVKTENFIEGSLPHPLIVRDDINGHLFHKIHSKDPYLQCEESAKIGLGSQEYEIVEVE; this is encoded by the coding sequence GTGAGTAAGGTTCATTTCGCTTCGGCTAAACTTCGGCAATTGCGCGCGGATGCCAGTCTGCCTGCAAAATTCAATAGAATGCTCGAGAGCTACCCGCTCAAGGACATGTTCGGCGGCAAAACCGTCGCTATTAAGATGCACCTGGGCAGTCACTACGGCTACACAACAATCCCACCGTTATTTGTGAGGATGCTGGTGCAGGAGATCAGAAATGCCGGAGGAAACCCGTTTGTAACGGACGGCACGCCCGCTATACCCAGCGCCATCGCGCGGGGATATACGCAGGAAGTATTGGAAGCGCCGATAGTGCCCGCAGCCGGGCTGAACGAACACTATTATGTGGATGTGCCGATAGACTATCTCAGCCTGAAGAGCGCACAGATGTGTGGTGAGATATATCATGCCGACGCCATGATTGTCTACAGCCACGGCAAAGGCCACGGCCACTGCGGATGGGGCGGCGCTATTAAAAATATCGCTATGGGAAACTATACCTGCAAGACCCGCGGCGATATCCATGCGCTAATAGACACCGAATTTGAGTGGAATGAGGCTGCATGCACACACTGCTATCTGTGCCGTGATAACTGCCCGACCGGCGCTCTTACATTCGATGCGCAAAATAAGATGAACATATTCATGCACCACTGCCGTTTTTGCATGCACTGCGTCACCGCCTGTCCCCAAAAGGCAATTAAGATCAACTTTGAGGGCGTCAGGCAGTTTCAGACGGGTATGGCAAAAGTTACCAAGGCATGTCTGGACACATTTGAGACGGGCAGTGTGATGTTCATCAACCATGTGACCAACGTCACGCCGTTTTGCGACTGTTGGGGATTTTCCTCTCCCGCAATTGTACCGGATGTGGGGATATTTGCAGGAACAGATATAGTATCAGTCGAACAGGCGTCAATCGATTCCGTGAAGACAGAAAATTTTATCGAAGGCTCCCTGCCCCATCCGCTCATTGTCCGCGATGACATAAACGGTCATCTCTTCCACAAGATCCACAGCAAGGACCCATATCTGCAGTGCGAGGAATCAGCCAAGATAGGGCTGGGCAGCCAGGAGTATGAGATTGTCGAGGTGGAATGA
- a CDS encoding secondary thiamine-phosphate synthase enzyme YjbQ: protein MEIFPVRTTQRHQFVDVTAQVQKCVNEAGFKDGLVCIFVPHTTAGVTMNENADPDVVTDLLETLAKVIPERAGYRHVEGNSDSHVKSSLIAPSLIAIIEDGRLKLGTWQAIYFAEFDGPRNRQCWVKMIG, encoded by the coding sequence ATGGAGATATTTCCGGTCAGGACAACTCAAAGACACCAGTTTGTGGATGTAACTGCTCAGGTACAAAAATGTGTGAATGAAGCCGGGTTCAAGGACGGCCTCGTATGCATATTCGTGCCGCACACCACAGCCGGGGTCACCATGAACGAAAATGCCGATCCCGATGTAGTAACCGATCTGTTGGAAACGCTGGCAAAAGTGATCCCCGAGCGTGCGGGATACCGTCATGTGGAGGGAAATTCGGACTCTCATGTAAAGTCGAGCCTAATTGCTCCGTCGCTGATTGCGATTATCGAAGACGGGCGTCTGAAGCTGGGCACATGGCAGGCGATCTATTTCGCTGAATTCGATGGCCCCAGAAACAGACAGTGCTGGGTCAAGATGATCGGCTAA
- a CDS encoding STAS domain-containing protein gives MKLQTGGAKLEGIRLETNIHDIDGMNVLDVTGEIDVYTAPQFKEAINSVLSGGQKHLIIDFAQVTYMDSSGFGALLSATKRLKPIGGTVNLIKCNGSIDRILKITRLNTVFGIYGSIEEALEAVKAV, from the coding sequence TTGAAACTTCAGACAGGAGGAGCGAAATTGGAGGGTATCCGTCTAGAGACAAATATTCATGATATTGACGGGATGAATGTATTGGACGTGACAGGGGAAATCGATGTCTACACTGCTCCCCAGTTCAAGGAGGCAATCAACTCCGTACTTTCCGGTGGTCAGAAGCATCTTATCATAGACTTTGCGCAAGTAACTTACATGGACAGCAGCGGGTTCGGCGCACTGCTCTCAGCAACGAAGCGATTGAAGCCTATCGGCGGGACCGTTAATCTAATCAAATGCAATGGCTCAATAGACAGGATATTGAAAATCACAAGGCTCAACACCGTGTTTGGAATATACGGCAGCATCGAAGAAGCGCTGGAAGCTGTGAAAGCGGTTTAG
- a CDS encoding CPBP family intramembrane metalloprotease, with protein MGKGKNRFVTIVVAVVGAVVVAALLRFNFAATSYNQYLVGNLIGIFWIPMLTMLFFFGEEPDKFGFSLGSWRRIWIVLVIAFTGLFFMMLYASRMQGFQDYYPIFRRYPDFASAFAGYPQTNPFLVAPMMMLYAELSYGMYLFCWEFFFRGYLLFGLQRSIGWSAILVQAAAFGILHAGKPGIEVIASFGAGLILGIIALNAKSFVPGFVLHWFASITFDLMIVAGRPHSG; from the coding sequence TTGGGCAAAGGAAAAAACAGATTTGTCACGATAGTGGTAGCTGTAGTGGGAGCAGTAGTAGTAGCGGCTCTTCTGCGGTTTAATTTCGCCGCCACCAGCTACAATCAATATCTGGTCGGCAACCTGATCGGGATATTTTGGATCCCGATGCTGACGATGCTGTTTTTCTTTGGTGAGGAGCCGGACAAATTCGGGTTTTCACTAGGTTCGTGGCGGCGGATATGGATAGTCCTTGTGATTGCATTCACCGGGCTGTTTTTCATGATGCTCTATGCAAGCCGGATGCAGGGCTTCCAGGACTACTATCCGATATTCAGGCGATATCCCGACTTTGCGAGCGCATTTGCCGGTTACCCTCAGACAAACCCGTTTCTGGTGGCGCCGATGATGATGCTATATGCAGAACTCAGCTACGGCATGTACCTCTTCTGCTGGGAGTTTTTCTTCAGGGGATATCTGCTCTTTGGACTGCAGAGATCGATCGGCTGGTCCGCAATTCTTGTGCAGGCGGCTGCCTTTGGAATTTTGCATGCCGGCAAGCCCGGCATTGAAGTTATTGCATCGTTTGGTGCCGGATTGATTCTAGGTATCATAGCTTTGAACGCAAAGTCATTCGTGCCGGGGTTCGTATTGCACTGGTTCGCATCGATAACATTCGATTTGATGATAGTTGCCGGACGGCCGCACAGTGGCTGA